In Devosia chinhatensis, the following are encoded in one genomic region:
- a CDS encoding DUF779 domain-containing protein yields MSDPVPRVVATPQAEGLIAEIVARHGPILFHQSGGCCDGSSPMCYPQGDFIIGDRDVKMGEIGGYPFYMSPSQFEYWQHTQLIIDAIPGRGGMFSLDNGTERRFLTRSRVFTDDEHENRAAVSIGA; encoded by the coding sequence ATGTCCGATCCCGTTCCCCGCGTCGTTGCCACCCCCCAGGCCGAAGGGCTGATCGCGGAAATCGTCGCCCGTCACGGCCCCATCCTGTTCCACCAGTCCGGCGGCTGCTGCGACGGCTCCTCGCCCATGTGCTATCCGCAGGGCGATTTCATCATTGGCGACAGGGACGTGAAAATGGGCGAAATTGGCGGCTATCCGTTCTATATGTCGCCCAGCCAGTTCGAATATTGGCAGCATACCCAGCTGATCATTGATGCCATTCCCGGGCGGGGCGGCATGTTCAGCCTCGATAACGGCACCGAGCGGCGCTTCCTCACCCGCTCGCGCGTCTTCACCGACGACGAGCACGAAAACCGCGCTGCGGTCAGCATCGGCGCCTGA
- a CDS encoding 2-hydroxyacid dehydrogenase — protein MTIEILQTSPLLASCEQALAARYSVHKLHEMDDKAAWLAENGGRIRAHAGAGVQADLMDALPNLEIIASFGVGYDSIDIAGAKARNIRVTNTPDVLNDAVAELTLGLMIALARRLPQSDQFVRQGKWPNANFGLFSELTGKTVGILGLGRIGKEIATRLQAMKMRIVYHGRSEQPNMPYIYYDSLEDMARDSDWLVVIAPGGKGTEGIVSRKVLEALGPKGHIVNVARGTLIDEKAMLDLLQSGGLGGAALDVFVDEPSVPEAFFALDNVVLSPHQGSATHQTRDAMGALLVANLDRHFAGEPLISAVV, from the coding sequence ATGACTATCGAGATCTTGCAGACCAGCCCCCTCCTCGCATCCTGCGAACAGGCGCTGGCCGCCCGCTACAGCGTCCACAAGCTGCACGAGATGGACGACAAGGCCGCCTGGCTTGCCGAAAACGGCGGCCGCATCCGCGCCCATGCCGGCGCCGGCGTCCAGGCCGATCTCATGGATGCGCTGCCCAATCTCGAAATCATCGCCAGCTTCGGGGTCGGCTATGACAGCATCGACATTGCCGGGGCCAAGGCCCGCAATATCCGCGTCACCAATACCCCCGACGTGCTCAACGATGCGGTGGCCGAGCTGACGCTGGGCCTCATGATCGCGCTGGCCCGTCGCCTGCCCCAATCGGACCAGTTCGTTCGCCAGGGCAAATGGCCCAATGCCAATTTCGGGCTCTTTTCCGAACTGACCGGCAAGACCGTGGGCATTCTGGGCCTGGGCCGAATCGGCAAGGAAATCGCCACGCGCCTGCAGGCCATGAAGATGCGCATCGTCTATCATGGCCGCAGCGAACAGCCCAACATGCCCTATATCTATTACGACAGCCTCGAGGACATGGCCCGCGACAGCGACTGGCTCGTGGTGATCGCGCCGGGCGGCAAGGGCACCGAGGGCATTGTCAGCCGCAAGGTGCTCGAAGCCTTGGGGCCAAAGGGGCACATCGTCAATGTCGCCCGCGGCACGCTGATCGACGAGAAGGCCATGCTGGACCTCCTGCAATCGGGTGGCCTCGGCGGCGCCGCGCTCGACGTCTTCGTGGACGAGCCGTCCGTGCCCGAGGCGTTTTTCGCGCTCGACAATGTCGTGCTCTCGCCCCACCAGGGCAGCGCCACCCACCAGACCCGCGACGCCATGGGCGCGCTGCTCGTCGCCAATCTCGACCGCCATTTCGCCGGTGAGCCGCTGATCAGCGCCGTCGTCTAG